CTGTCGGGGTCGATGCTGTGCGAGCGCGCGTCGATGATCTCCAGCGCCGGGATCACGTAGTCGACCGCGTCATAGACCTGGAACAGCGTGACGTTGGGGCCTTGCAGGCGTTTGCCCAGCACGAAGGCCAGTTCGACTTCCAGCCGCGGCAGGATGAAGCGGCCCGCGGGTATGTCCGCGCCGTCATTGAAGAACATGTCGTCCAGCAGCATGCCGAAGTCGGGCTCGTCGATCTGCGAGGCCTGCTGCATGGCGCGCGAAGTCAGGCCGATCTTGTGGCCGCGCTTGATGCGGCCTTCGGCCAGCTTGATGTCCATCCAGGCGCGCTGGATGGCATAGGCGTCGGCAATGGTGATGTCGGGGTACTCGAGCGAAATCTGGCGGATCTGCTGGCGGGTGCGTTCGGCTTCGTGCAGGCGCGCGGCGATGGCGCGCACGGTATCTTTATCTAGCATCGGAGTTCCAGGTGTAATTGGGTTGGAGTGGAGTCAATGGGGGAAGGGGACGAGCGTGTTGACCAGCCGTCCCACGCCTTCGATCTCGGTCACGACTTCGTCGCCGGGCTGCACGTTGACGATGCCGTCGGGCGTGCCGGTCAGGATCAGGTCGCCGGGCGAGAGCGTCATGAAGCTGCTGAAGTACTCGATCAGCGCGGGTACGTCGAACACCATGTCGCGGGTATTGCCGCGCTGCGTCTCCACGCCGTTGACGGTGGTGCGCAGGTTCAGGTTCATGGGGTCGGGCACGTCGTCGCGGTCCACCAGCCAGGGGCCGAGCGGCGTGCAGGTGTCGCGGCTCTTGACGCGCAGATTGGGGCGATACCAGTTTTCCAGGTAGTCGCGCAGCGCATAGTCGTTGGCCACGGTGTAGCCGGCCACGCAGTCATAGGCCTGGGCGCGGCGGACCTTGCTGGCGGTCTTGCCTATCACCACCGCCAGTTCGCATTCGTAATGCATGAAGGCGACGTCGGCGGGGCGGAAAGTCTGGGCGCGGTGGCCCACGAAGGTGTTGGCAGCCTTGAGAAAGCCCAGCGGCTCGTCCGGCGCCTTGAACGCCAGTTCCTTGGCGTGGTCGGCGTAGTTGATGGCCAGCGTGAAGGTGGTGCGCGGCTCGAAGGGCGGCAGCCATTGCACCGCGTCTTCGGCATACACGCGTCCGTCGGCCAGGCGGACCTGGCCGGGGCCGGCTTCGGTGGCGGCATGGATGACGCCGTCCAGGGAGATGCGGGCATGTTTCATGGCGGGCTCCTGTGCTTATCGGGCGGCGGCCAGCGCATTGCCCAGCGTGCCGACCCGGGAAATGCTGATGTCGTAACGCTGCCCGGCGCGTGCGCGCGGCGCGCCGTGGGGCGTGCCGGCCAGCAGGATGTCGCCTGCTTCCAGCGTCATGAACTGGGTCACGTCGGCGATCAG
The sequence above is drawn from the Achromobacter xylosoxidans genome and encodes:
- a CDS encoding fumarylacetoacetate hydrolase family protein, which translates into the protein MKHARISLDGVIHAATEAGPGQVRLADGRVYAEDAVQWLPPFEPRTTFTLAINYADHAKELAFKAPDEPLGFLKAANTFVGHRAQTFRPADVAFMHYECELAVVIGKTASKVRRAQAYDCVAGYTVANDYALRDYLENWYRPNLRVKSRDTCTPLGPWLVDRDDVPDPMNLNLRTTVNGVETQRGNTRDMVFDVPALIEYFSSFMTLSPGDLILTGTPDGIVNVQPGDEVVTEIEGVGRLVNTLVPFPH
- the hpaH gene encoding 2-oxo-hept-4-ene-1,7-dioate hydratase, which translates into the protein MLDKDTVRAIAARLHEAERTRQQIRQISLEYPDITIADAYAIQRAWMDIKLAEGRIKRGHKIGLTSRAMQQASQIDEPDFGMLLDDMFFNDGADIPAGRFILPRLEVELAFVLGKRLQGPNVTLFQVYDAVDYVIPALEIIDARSHSIDPDSKRPRKVFDTIADNAANAGVVMGGRPVKIGELDLRWIGAILSRNAVIEETGVAAGVLNHPANGVVWLANKLAAHDVALEAGEIILSGSFTRPVLARPGDTFNVDYGVLGSVNCHFI